The Heliorestis convoluta genome includes the window AGTGCGTCCCCTGAGATTACGCAGGTAGCCGGAAAAAGAGTGGTTCGAGAGGAAGGTCTTTTGAAGCTTTGTGAAGAAATGTCGGTAGAAGAAAGGCCTTACTCCTACGAACTTACAATACCAGAAAGCTATTATGAACAGTCTTGTCAACCTATTCATGAAGCCTTGGGGAAGGTGACTTTATGCTGCTTCCCCCTTAATGACGAGCGAGACAAAGCAAACGTACAAAGTGATCCTCTAAAAAAGAAAGGGAAGCACATTCTTTGGCTTGATGATAAAGTTTTGAAAGAAGGAAAGCTGCTTGTTCGTAGTCGCCGTCCCGGCGATCGTTTCTGGCCGCTGGGGATGAAAGGGAGCAAAAAAGTAAAAGACTTTCTCATCGATGAAAAAGTACCGCGAAGAGAAAGAAATTCAGTTCCTTTACTTGTGGTTGGAGAAAAAATTCTTTGGGTCATGAGTTATCGAGCAGACAGAAGATATCTTGCCAATCAAGACAGTACAGGATTAATTGAAGTTCGTTGGGACAAAAATATTTGATATGCTGGTCATAATTGTGATACAATAGCAAAGACTGGCTGAAATTTTCCAATAACTTGCTGGACGCCTTGTAAGAGGTATGAAAATAGGCAGAACAGTGTAGGAGGTTGCAAGTGAGCCGGATTGTAAAAAACCTTGCCATATACATTCTTATCGTCCTTCTGGCGATTGCTGTGCTGAGAATGACAACGCAGCCCGAACCTGCAGAAGAAAGACTCAATTACACGCAGTTCTATCAACTGCTGGTTAACGATCAGATTAAAGAACTTACCATTATTACGGAGCCAGATCGCAACGAGATTACGGGTGTCAAAACAGATGGAACTACTTTCTTTGCCTTAGGGCCTGTAGACATCAAGCGTGTAACAGACAATGTACTGGATAAGCAGATTCCATTTACCCAGGAGCCAGCGCCGAAACCACCTTGGTGGACTGGATTGCTAACAACCATGTTGCCTATTTTGCTTTTAGTCGGTTTGTTCTTCTTTATGATGCAACAGACCCAAGGCGGAGGCTCGCGGGTGATGCAATTTGGAAAGAGCCGGGCTAAATTGCACAACGATGATAAGAAAAAAGTAACTTTTGCCGATGTTGCTGGTGCCGATGAAGTCAAAGAAGAGTTGACAGAAGTCGTTGAATTCTTAAAACAGCCGAAGAAATTCATCGATGTCGGTGCGAAGATCCCGAAAGGTGTGTTACTATTTGGACCACCGGGAACGGGAAAAACTTTGCTAGCTCGAGCCGTAGCTGGTGAAGCAGGTGTTCCTTTCTTTAGCATTTCCGGTTCTGACTTTGTGGAAATGTTTGTTGGGGTTGGTGCTTCTCGAGTCCGTGACCTTTTCGAACAAGCCAAAAAGAATTCCCCATGTATTGTTTTCATCGACGAAATTGATGCAGTCGGTAGACAAAGGGGTGCAGGTCTTGGTGGCGGTCATGATGAAAGAGAACAAACCTTGAACCAGTTGCTAGTTGAAATGGATGGATTTGCAGCCAATGAAGGGATTATTATTGTTGCGGCAACGAACAGGCCTGATATTCTTGACCCTGCATTATTAAGACCAGGTCGCTTTGACCGTCAAGTTGTTGTAGACAGACCGGATGTGAAAGGTCGCAAAGAAATACTGGCCGTTCACGTTAAAGGAAAACCACTAGAAGATGGTGTCGAATTAGAAATATTGGCACGTCGAACACCTGGTTTTACCGGTGCTGACTTGGCGAATATGGTCAATGAGGCAGCGCTGCTTGCAGCTCGTAAAGGGCAGAAGAAAATTTCTATGGATGTACTAGAAAACGCCATTGAGC containing:
- the ftsH gene encoding ATP-dependent zinc metalloprotease FtsH produces the protein MSRIVKNLAIYILIVLLAIAVLRMTTQPEPAEERLNYTQFYQLLVNDQIKELTIITEPDRNEITGVKTDGTTFFALGPVDIKRVTDNVLDKQIPFTQEPAPKPPWWTGLLTTMLPILLLVGLFFFMMQQTQGGGSRVMQFGKSRAKLHNDDKKKVTFADVAGADEVKEELTEVVEFLKQPKKFIDVGAKIPKGVLLFGPPGTGKTLLARAVAGEAGVPFFSISGSDFVEMFVGVGASRVRDLFEQAKKNSPCIVFIDEIDAVGRQRGAGLGGGHDEREQTLNQLLVEMDGFAANEGIIIVAATNRPDILDPALLRPGRFDRQVVVDRPDVKGRKEILAVHVKGKPLEDGVELEILARRTPGFTGADLANMVNEAALLAARKGQKKISMDVLENAIERVLAGPEKKSRVISDYEKKLVSYHEAGHALVGGLLEHTDPVHKISIIPRGRAGGYTLLLPEEDRHYMTKSQILDQVTMLLAGRVAEALVLKEVSTGASNDLERATDLVRKIITEYGMSEELGPLTFGHKQEAVFLGRDMVRDRNYSEAVAFSIDKEARRIIEESYEKAKSLLQSNMDTLHLIAKTLMEKETIEASEFAELLQNASTVNLKK